The proteins below are encoded in one region of Zerene cesonia ecotype Mississippi chromosome 10, Zerene_cesonia_1.1, whole genome shotgun sequence:
- the LOC119829752 gene encoding F-box/LRR-repeat protein 14 — protein MDLPYEILVYIFKYLPKSDRKAASETCHSWYLAANDYCFLKKKVVILYKVDLNCDSSPLQIFENSKIVYGNFLFKEVELSNKLNSFWDRNGENIKCLTLQNCDVREIVFVNILQKCTNLETLNIENCKELFMSGCLLEGKTDGLMTDSLTNLKCLSLAGNQYLTDALFSRFVKTAPYLEELNLSACSLQFHLGLVKRFYPPGSNIFENPSESVLTFYFVLQYLVTRVKNIKRLLFSKTLIDGAALKLLSETEHLRLEYLQVYSCDQLTNTGISSLTAHQVYLKDLDIGLCTRVTDQSLVHICSNLTNLESLNIQRCRAVTDTGITELRKLKSLRRLNISQCELISKDGIKNSICFEPNQVLEELDVNSLNLDQDGLIMISENLPNLKYLDISYCFNGVTDKSIQVIFKNQILLHTLKLSHCDKVSDAGLTGMGKIDNDTHDEGPIMSNCNHSVSHNKIHLGSRAEEEIVRDAKRKHEVMRMCEKLSMDSFSGYSLARIKSLKELDVSGCNRITDVSLTYAFAFKELVNINLSRCQQITHEGIKHLVKNCPSIEYINLIDCYNLKDEAIIEIVKGLYRLQQLELRGCNQLTDKTLDGVKNYCQKLKFLDVQGCRNMSAELACTIGVLPTLHTVLISKPGPYISDGVKNRSPAPTFLPALMRKLRLH, from the exons atggaTTTACCTTATGAG ATTCttgtgtacatatttaaatatttaccaaaaTCAGACAGAAAAGCTGCTAGTGAAACATGCCATTCCTGGTACTTAGCAGCAAATGATTACTGTTTTTTGAAAAAGAAAGTGGTTATCCTATATAAAGTGGATTTAAATTGTGACAGTTCaccattacaaatatttgaaaattcgAAAATAGTTTATGGCAACTTTCTTTTTAAAGAAGTAGAATTATCTAATAAACTCAACTCCTTTTGGGATAGAAAtggtgaaaatataaaatgtttaacacTACAGAACTGTGATGTAAGagaaatagtttttgttaatattttgcaGAAATGTACAAATTTAGAAACTTTGAACATAGAAAACTGCAAAGAATTATTCATGTCCGGTTGTCTTTTGGAAGGCAAAACGGATGGTTTAATGACAGATAGTCTTACCAACTTAAAATGTCTAAGTTTAGCGGGAAATCAGTATTTAACAGATGCATTGTTCAGCAGATTTGTCAAAACGGCACCATATTTAGAAGAACTAAATTTATCTGCATGTTCTTTGCAATTTCATTTGGGTCTAGTAAAGAGATTCTATCCGCCTGGGAGCAATATTTTCGAAAACCCTTCAGAAAGTGTCCTCACATTCtattttgtattacaatatttagttACGAgagtgaaaaatataaaaagattacTATTTTCCAAAACTTTAATAGATGGTGCAGCACTGAAATTGCTATCTGAAACTGAACACTTAAGATTAGAATACCTTCAAGTGTACTCCTGCGACCAACTAACCAACACAGGCATATCATCATTGACAGCCCAccaagtatatttaaaagatctTGATATTGGATTATGTACTAGAGTGACAGACCAATCTTTGGTGCATATTTGTAGTAATCTTACGAACTTAGAAAGTTTGAACATCCAGAGGTGCCGAGCTGTTACAGACACTGGAATAACTGAATTACGAAAGTTAAAAAGCCTGAGACGGTTAAATATTTCGCAATGTGAACTTATAAGTAAAGATGGTATTAAAAATAGCATATGTTTTGAACCAAATCAAGTATTAGAAGAATTAGATGTAAATTCTCTTAACCTAGACCAGGATGGGCTCATTATGATCTCAGAAAATCTTCccaatctaaaatatttagacaTCAGTTATTGTTTCAATGGAGTTACAGACAAATCAAtacaagttatatttaaaaatcaaattctaTTGCATACACTAAAGTTAAGTCACTGTGACAAAGTATCAGATGCTGGACTAACAGGCATGGGAAAAATCGATAATGACACTCATGATGAAGGACCAATTATGTCCAACTGTAACCATTCTGTCTCTcacaacaaaatacatttgGGATCCAGGGCTGAAGAAGAAATTGTGCGTGATGCGAAAAGAAAACATGAAGTTATGCGCATGTGTGAAAAGCTGTCTATGGACTCATTTAGCGGTTATTCTTTGGCGCGTATAAAAAGTCTCAAAGAGTTAGATGTAAGTGGTTGTAATCGGATCACAGATGTCAGCTTAACATATGCATTTGCATTTAAAGaacttgtaaatataaatcttagcCGTTGCCAACAAATAACTCATGAAGGTATCAAACATCTAGTCAAGAATTGTCCTAGTATTGAATACATCAATTTAAtagattgttataatttaaaagacgAAGCTATAATTGAAATTGTGAAAGGTCTGTACAGGCTTCAGCAGTTGGAATTAAgg GGATGTAATCAACTTACGGATAAGACTCTAGACGGGGTAAAAAACTACTGTCAGAAACTCAAGTTTCTTGACGTACAAGGATGTCGCAATATGTCAGCAGAACTTGCTTGCACTATTGGAGTGCTACCGACTTTGCATACGGTCCTAATTTCCAAGCCAGGACCTTATATCTCTGATGGAGTTAAAAACAGATCCCCAGCCCCGACTTTTTTACCAGCCCTCATGAGAAAATTGCGCttgcattaa